A part of Actinomycetes bacterium genomic DNA contains:
- the dinB gene encoding DNA polymerase IV, whose product MLHVDMDAFYASVSLLRHPEFVGTPVIIGGHGNRGVVLTANYEARAFGVHSAMPMTRARRLCPHATVLEPDHHEYDRVSSNVMEIFASVTPLVEPLSLDEAFLDVSGAVRRLGSPVHIGELIRARVHDEQRITCSVGVASTKFVAKLASTRAKPDGLLVVPRDQVVAFLHPLPVGSLWGVGEKTEEQLTRLGLRTVGDLARTPEATLQRALGPALGAHLAALAWGRDERPVVPREPDKSIGAEETFGTDVDDPRVIRRELLRLSEKVAARVRAGGYRGRTVSIKVRFADFTTITRSRTLREPTDVAQQVYAVAGQLYDVLGLQRARLRLVGVRLEGLVDADEVAEQLLLDAPDRGWREAEQAVDRAAQRFGSGAVRPAALVARDPDGPGNSGP is encoded by the coding sequence GTGCTCCACGTCGACATGGACGCCTTCTACGCGTCGGTCTCGCTGCTGCGGCACCCCGAGTTCGTGGGCACCCCGGTGATCATCGGTGGGCACGGCAACCGGGGGGTGGTGCTCACCGCCAACTACGAGGCGCGGGCCTTCGGCGTCCACTCGGCGATGCCGATGACCCGGGCCCGTCGGCTGTGCCCGCACGCGACCGTGCTCGAGCCGGACCACCACGAGTACGACCGGGTGTCGTCCAACGTGATGGAGATCTTCGCCTCGGTCACCCCGCTCGTCGAGCCGCTGTCGCTGGACGAGGCGTTCCTCGACGTGTCCGGGGCGGTGCGACGGCTCGGGTCCCCGGTGCACATCGGCGAGCTGATCCGGGCCCGGGTCCACGACGAGCAGAGGATCACCTGCTCGGTCGGGGTCGCCAGCACCAAGTTCGTGGCCAAGCTGGCCTCCACCCGGGCCAAGCCGGACGGCCTGCTCGTCGTCCCGCGTGACCAGGTGGTGGCGTTCTTGCACCCGCTGCCGGTCGGCTCGCTGTGGGGGGTGGGGGAGAAGACCGAGGAACAGCTGACCCGGCTGGGGCTGCGCACGGTCGGGGACCTCGCCCGGACGCCGGAGGCCACCCTGCAGCGGGCCCTCGGTCCGGCGCTGGGCGCCCACCTGGCCGCACTGGCCTGGGGACGCGACGAGCGCCCGGTGGTGCCCCGCGAGCCGGACAAGTCGATCGGCGCGGAGGAGACCTTCGGCACCGACGTCGACGACCCGCGGGTGATCCGTCGCGAGCTGCTGCGACTGTCGGAGAAGGTGGCGGCCCGGGTACGGGCGGGGGGCTACCGGGGTCGCACCGTGTCGATCAAGGTGCGGTTCGCCGACTTCACCACGATCACCCGCTCGCGCACGCTGCGCGAACCCACCGACGTCGCCCAGCAGGTCTACGCCGTGGCCGGGCAGCTGTACGACGTGCTGGGCCTGCAGCGGGCCCGGCTGCGGCTGGTCGGCGTCCGGCTGGAGGGGCTGGTGGACGCCGACGAGGTCGCCGAACAGCTGCTGCTGGACGCGCCGGACCGGGGCTGGCGGGAGGCCGAGCAGGCCGTCGACCGGGCCGCCCAGCGGTTCGGGTCGGGAGCCGTGCGGCCGGCCGCGCTGGTCGCACGGGACCCCGACGGGCCCGGGAACTCCGGACCTTAG